The following coding sequences lie in one Notolabrus celidotus isolate fNotCel1 chromosome 20, fNotCel1.pri, whole genome shotgun sequence genomic window:
- the LOC117831837 gene encoding ADP-ribosylation factor-like protein 4D, with amino-acid sequence MGNQLTEIAPTTPFLPNFQSLHIVVIGLDSAGKTSLLYRLKLQEFVETIPTKGFNMERIKVPMGNSKSTMLQVWDVGGQDKLRPLWKSYTRRTDGLVFVVDAAETERMEEAKVELNRITRSAENQGVPVLVLANKQDRIGAMSASELEKVLALHELSSSTLHHTQGCSALDGQGLQPGLEKLYEMILKRKKMLRHSKKKR; translated from the exons ATGGGGAACCAGTTAACAGAAATCGCCCCCACTACCCCATTTCTCCCGAACTTCCAGTCGTTACATATCGTAGTGATTGGTTTGGACTCTGCAGGGAAAACATCCCTCCTTTATAGACTCAAGCTGCAGGAGTTTGTTGAGACCATCCCCACCAAAGGGTTTAACATGGAGCGGATTAAAGTGCCTATGGGAAACTCCAAAAGCACCATGCTCCAGGTTTGGGATGTAGGCGGACAGGACAAACTGAGGCCGCTCTGGAAGTCATACACCAGGAGGACGGACGGACTTGTGTTTGTGGTGGATGCTGCTGAGACGGAACGCATGGAGGAGGCTAAGGTGGAGCTCAACAGGATCACCCGGTCTGCAGAGAACCAGGGGGTGCCTGTGCTGGTTCTGGCGAACAAACAGGATCGTATAGGAGCCATGTCTGCTTCAGAG ttGGAGAAGGTGCTCGCTCTCCATGAACTGAGCTCGTCCACGCTGCACCACACACAGGGCTGCTCAGCGCTGGACGGTCAGGGCTTACAGCCGGGCCTGGAGAAACTTTACGAGATGAtcctgaagaggaagaagatgctCAGACACAGCAAAAAGAAGAGATGA